From the Tachysurus fulvidraco isolate hzauxx_2018 chromosome 21, HZAU_PFXX_2.0, whole genome shotgun sequence genome, the window GCGATGCTAATGTAAAGCTCTACTATAATGCACTCATAcacttatataaaaactattttgtcattcaattatatattgtttgttcagttacagtatgttccaaacattttttctatCTATTGTAACATGGACTGTAGAAAAGTGGCAtaaggttgatttttttttatgaatcatCTATTGAACTGCATCCCAATCGTTGCAAATACTGCAGAAGATTTATTGGAACCCGCTTGGACCCAAGATTCACACATTTAACCAAAAATCATGGTTTGGGGTTACATTGAGTATGGGGGTGTGCGAGAGATCTGCAGAGTAGATGGCAACATCAACAGCCTGAGGTATCAAGACATTCTTGCTGCCCATTACATACCACAGGAGAGGGCAAATTATCATACTTCAGCCTCCACCTTTCTGTCCTAATTAAGTAATTATAAATCAAGGCTTGATAAGAATTTATTTTGGTATAATAAGCTTAATCTAGAGGCCTTTGCCTTTCATATATATGCCACTTCTGATTCCAAatgatcaactagaagtcaagtTATTATCTGTTGTTCCTACAACTTAGATAGGCGACAAGACTTTTGTTAGGGAGTGTATGgataaatttaaagtaattaaatatttcaatatgtttATGCATTACAGGATAcctaaacaaatattttatagatataatttacatattttccCCCTTATAGATTCAGTGTGGAACCTGCACAAAATGGTTCCACATAAAATGCCTTGACATGACATATCCCTTGGTATTGTGCATTGTGCATTGATCTAAAGCAAGTACAGAGACCATAGAGTTTAACAATAATATTTGTAATAGCTCTTATATAAGCAGCAGGATTGCATATGTTTGACAAAAACTGATTTACAAATTGAAgtttacatcacagtgaaatgtatattgttgtatattgcttataatgcaaacaataaaaataatcagaaacaaGGTTTctcaaaataagtgttgtagtataactatcaggacatcagtgatgtgtgagctgaatttggtgacagtacagtgtattacagtgaagttattgactgttttttagtattcgcttttcggattttgcactttgcagacggtcccttggaatctgtttctcagtcgtctgcacatagagacttatgtattttgtAAACCGCGGagaaaagctgattttgaggaaaattgggttgtagcagcctctctacattactacaataggAAAgaggtgttgtttgtgtagtaacagcgtttagctcaggagttattgactctggaaactcaGATCTGTGAATGTGCGGCCAACTGTCCTTAAGTCTGCTTCAGCATGACACCAGCTTCTGTTGATGAAGTAAACTCTCCTCCCTGTAAACACTCGGTGAAGCTGGTACGCGACAGCTGTCAGAGGCAGGGAAAGGGGGCGGAATTCAAACAAAAATGAACCAATTACAACAAAGTTTTTGCGAGTTAAAAAATGCGATGCAGttaaaggggaagaaaaaacaaaggtaAATTATGGACATTTTAAGCAGCAAGTTGGTATACCGAGGGTATACGCTAATATTAAGCCATAGAAGTCGTTATACGCAAACAGCCCTGGGGAAAATGTAAGCATACTTCGTATACATGCGTATGGCCCAGACTACAACACTGATCCACATCTTTCCCAGACTTATTGTAACTTTGGCTCCTTGTGAGATCTTCGTAATCCATCCATGAAAATGATTTCTATAAATTCTTCTTTTAACAAAGGCATTCTTAAAGGATATCTGAAAGGACATAATCTGTAATGTATATAGATTTTGAAAGACATTTTGCAGTGAAGTTAATTTCTCCTATATATGGAGACTTTTTTGACACCCTGTataattgtgaaaaaaaaataaaaagtaaaaagtgaaaCTGAGCATAATACTTTATCCATGAAAGaaccaaagaaaacaaaagaatcaccatgcttttttgcttaaaggtgaaaagacccaactttatgtatgttttgtaagattcccttatctgtcaaacatattttattagattgtctttgacttaacacaagcagaatgctcttttatcaagttacttcacttaaggacatatttaatcagagtatgcctgaaaaggttttgtattttttcatcatatgttaattaaaataaaaaattgtataatatgacttgctgtttatatttgttttgtttttattgtattcatATGATATTGTTGAGACTCAAGATGGCGTAGACAACCACCACTTTAGCTTAATTTCACTGGGTGTCTGTGCCTTTCATAAGCTGAGACAACACAATGTCACAAATTTTCATACTCTGCAACTGCAGAGCAAAAGTGTCAGGGAGAAACTGTATAAGGTAGTGTTGTTGCAGGGATACTAAACACTTAGTTTTAAAAATGGTTAACTgagctgacagtcctggaaggatgaCACCAGTTACTGTAggttggcagtgtaacacacaagtccAGCCTCAAAGCCACACAAgtccagccttttttttttttttggtttatgtgactttagtacatacttattagtattaatatacATAAAAGTATTGTGGGACAGGAATAGAGCAAAAATTGAACGGAgtttggcacctcaactatctaactttcacattatcatAATGTTTACAGATActtgaaatttctacttaagtacagtaacaaagtatttgtacctgtacttcattacattacaacactggtattttcgatggtcgcagggctctcaagttttgaagacaggcaaagaaaacaaaaaacaaaaaaaattaaaaaaaaataaaataataataataataataataataataataataataataataataataataataataataataataatgggggagttgttgttTGGTAatgatcactgaccgcaatttaaccaaatacaaagtatttgtttattttccatttattaattgtgtgtgtgtgtgtgtgtgtgtgtgtgtgagagagagagagagagagagagagagagagagagagagagagagagagagagagagagagattatgactggtggtgtttattgtaagtgtttgttgcctttttggactcctttatcatttgtaatgttgctcccatgtaaaacagttcggctcaagcacagccatttttagggtcatgattaaggacaatgtcccgtccagagacaggCTGTTTCGTgatgaggttttgttcaaaccggcCATCGaaaaaataccctcgctaatgaatatgtttttttttattattcattagtcgctgcgttaaatcttacccagatagtgctattttttgatcggctattgtgtagcctctttttttgattggctgatgtcaggctcgactaagagcttcagaggagacgcgcttgattcctgcccggttccatagagacagcggtgcggagagatacattttgggcgctgcagcatattaAGTATATGTAgacaaaaagtttttctgcgtgagaaatacgatgtgtgacgGGAGAGagtgacaaaagacagaaatgcgtgactgtcactctcaatgcatgaTACTCGACAGTCCTGTATCAACATTCTACCTTTCCCCAGCAgcattcctctgtgtgtgtgtgtgtgtgtgtgtgtgtgtgtgtgtgtgtgtgtgtgtgtgtgtgtgtgtgtgtgtgtgtgtgtgtgtgtgtgtgtgtgtgtgtgcatgaaaatCTTTCATGCACTTGAACAGTCCCAGTCATAACATATGACAAACAAACTTACAAATATGTGACCTGGCAGTATCTCAAAGAATCTCACTGGTTGAAAAATTCACAAgttttttcagtttcagttatttCAGCTGGTGCCTTCATTTTGATATGGATCATGGTACATTCAGTAACCAGTTATTCTACATATTTCTAAGTCCTTCCCATATACTTTTCTTCCTTATCTTTTTTAGTGTTGAAATAAAATCAAGTGGCAGACAGAAGCCAACAGCAGAAAGCACAGATCCATGAGgtaaatatatttcaatagAAAACTTCACTAAATTTCCATCATTTTGACGATAgaaacatttaatgttatttagttttattgttttaaaattgaTATAAATATCTTAATCACACTTTCTGTGTATTCTACCAGAGCCATGTTTCGACTTCTGCTGCTTTTGGGTgagtgttatgtgttatgtgtgtgttataaaagaTATCAAATTGTTATAATCTGTAcatttctatatacagtataatgaagATGATGAGTTTATTCATGTAAATGAAAAGATGTTTTAATGAGATGATGAAGAGAGCACATTGTACCATTACAGAAGGTTATTTCAAGCTTATTGGCTTATTGAGTTTACCAGTCATTTTTAATTcaccaattttttatttattaatttttctgaCCTGTTACTGTTAGATCTTTAAAAGTTGCATTGTGTAAATacagatggataaaaaaaatgtgtttgtcatCATTTCATGTTGCAAAGCTACAAATTGTGATTGATTTGAAGGGGGTGATCTGATTTACTAAGATCAAAAATAAAGTGAACTAATTTACGTGTGCAATTAGATAAATTGCACACGTAAATTAGTTCACTTTATTTTTGATCTTAGTAAATCAGAGCTTCAGTGATCTCAAGTTATATTCATTATGTAAAAACTGGAATTATGTATTTTACAGGGTTTTTCAACCTTGGTGTCTGTCTGCCACGTCAGTATCACTTCATTaatgagaataagacctggtctgaagcacagagatactgcagagagaattatgTTGATTTAGCCTCTATTAATAACACTGAAGAGGACTTGGCCCTTACAAACATAACAGACATCTGGAACAGCAGGCGAGCCTGGATTGGTCTGTATGATGATCTGAACAGCTGGAAatggtctctggatgatgattCTTTCTacaaggagggagagagaagcttTAGAAACTGGTTTATACAGATGCCAAGAGACTGGTATGgaatcagtttgtgtgtgtatgtatcttaTTATGATGGAGTTTGGTGGGAGACATCTTGTTCCTCAATGCTTCGTTTCATGTGCTTTGATGGTGAGTAATGCAGATTTGAATATGCTTTATGAAGAAACACAAGTTCGCTTTAAATTCAGTACATATTTCCTGTAAAAGTACAGGTTTCCTATATTTCTATTGTCTCTTTTAGGCAGAGTGAATGCCAGTGAAATATATGTCCTGGTAAATCATTACATGAATTGGACTGAAgctcagagatactgcagaCAACATTACACAGACTTGGCCATGGTGAGAAACGAGACTGAGAACCAGAAGATTAGATCAATGTTTAATAATACGTATTTTTCAAGTTTTTGGATCGGCTTGTACAGAACCAGATCTTGGTCAGATAAAAGCAACTCTTCATTCAGCAACTGGAAACCTGGACAACCAGATaattacagacagaatgaatCCTGTACTGCTGTGTCATTTAATGATTCTGGGAAATGGACAGATGAAAATTGTAGCCATGCTTTTCCATTCCTTTGTTACAGCAGTGAGTATATATCTGTATTGAGTCTATCAATTGTGGCAAATTTCAGTAGAAAATGAGCACAGTAACTAACATTTGTGTTATCCCACTCTAGCAATGCCATCATTACCTTCTCATCAGTATCACTTTGTTAATGAGGAtaagacctggactgaagcacagaaatactgcagagagaattacactgacctggctactattgataacatggaggaaatgaacacactccttaacacagtaAATGGCAGCTACTCAGGTTTAGCCTGGATTGGACTGTATGGTGATGAGGACAGCTGGAGatggtctctggatgatgatgctTTCTACCAGGAGGGAGAGCGAGACTTCAGAGGATGGCCCCATCAACCTGATAACTATTTGGGAAACgagctgtgtgtttatattacatCTGATGGAATCTGGTTTGATGGAGACTGCAGAGcatatttaacttttatttgttaTGATGGTGAGcatgtttaatcattttatagGAATAAACTGTGTAAATTTTGGTTTATGTGTTATTGAGCCCATTTATTTTACCAGGAAAGAATGGAACAAAAAATTACACATGGATAAACCAGCCAATGCCTTGGACAAAAGCTCAGCAGTACTGCAGAGAGCATTATACTGACTTGGCCAGTGTGAGAAATCCAACAGATAATCAAATAATCTCAAACCTTACAGTTGGCACTGTGGCTTGGATTGGTTTATACAGGACCAGACTCTGGTCAGACAAACAGGTATCCACATATGAAAATTGGAGACCAGCCACCTATCAACAGCCAGACAATGGTATTAATAATCCCTGGGAATCCGGAAATCAGCACTGCACTGCTGTCTCATTCAGAGACTCAGGTCATTGGACAGATGAGGACTGCATATCCACCCTCCCATTTATCTGCTATAACAGTGAGTTCTTCTAATCAGACTTTACTTTTTCATTATTGcacaataaaaatctttatcCACTTGAActataaaaatatcaaaaacattatttaatatttttttttataattcatgTGCTATAAGTCcaaagtatgtggacacttgacaatcacacccacatgtgggCCTTCTctaaactgttgccacaaagttctGCAGAGATTTCCCTTCACCATAGCTAAGGGTTATTGTCCAAACCTGTTTCAGCCTGGCAATGTCTTTATTAATGTAGAATGTTCCATGAAGAGATGTTTTGCCGAAGTTTGTGTGGAAGAAATCCAGTGGCCTTCACAGAACCCTGAGCTCAACTCTCCAGATGAATTAGAAAGCTCTTTGCATAAAAGACCTATTTTCCAATCATCTGATCAAACTCATGTACTTGTGCCTGAATGGGTTCAAATCCCCATAGCCATGTTCCAAAGTTTAGTATTTGCATTAAAAAGAGACTGTTATAGCAGGAAATGGGGGTCAACTCTATATTAATGATGGTAGTTTTGAAGTCGGATCTTCAGTAAGGACATATTGGTGTGATGTCAGGATAAATTTGTATGCTTAAAAATAAGATTTATAGGTTTGATATCATTTAAATTAACAGTTTATTTCCACCAGTCAGATATCAATAATTTTATAACTTTCATCAGGAAACTTTAATCTTAGCTGTGTGAGTTCTTAGTCATTTTCATTTGTGAATTTGTGTGGACATCATAGGattttcataaatataaatatttgaatataatcTTCATGATTAtagaaatgaaaacacaagGACATTGTATGTGATTTCTAAGTTGTATAACATTTTTCGACCTTTGaaacattgttttaaaaaaaaatcataaaacattATATCTACTTTAACAATTATATTTTTGGTAActcacatcaatatttacaaaaaaaaatgtttgtctgcaaaatattatattatggtGTTTTTCCTTTAAAGAATTCTGCACAGGATCATCATGCACCTTCCATCAGTATCACTTTGTTAATGAGAAAaagacctggactgaagcacagagatactgcagagagaattacactgacctggcAACCATTAataacatggaggaaatgaacacactccttaacacagtaAATGGCAGCTACTTAGGTTTAGCCTGGATTGGACTGTATGATGATCTGAACAGCTGGAAatggtctctggatgatgatgctTTCTATAATAACGGAAAAATAAACTTTAGTAGTTGGTATATATACAAACCAAGCTATTGGAATGGAAACaatttatgtgtattttttggTTATTCTGCTTTTTGGTGGGTGTATTATTCATGTTCTACACCActtccattcatttgttttgatgGTGAGTGGcacagtttatatatatgtatatgctaaaaaatttacttaaaaaaaaaagattctagCATAAATATTGTACCCAAAttccatttccttttcttttaggCAGAGTGAATGCCAGTGAGAGATATATTCCGGTTTATCAGAACATGAACTGGACTGAAGCTCAGAGTTACTGCAGAGAGCATTACACAGACCTGGCCATTGTGAGGAACGACACTGAGAACCAGATGATCAGATTATTATTAGCTAATAATGAGAATGATAATCATTATAC encodes:
- the LOC125139839 gene encoding asialoglycoprotein receptor 2-like, translating into MRAMFRLLLLLGFFNLGVCLPRQYHFINENKTWSEAQRYCRENYVDLASINNTEEDLALTNITDIWNSRRAWIGLYDDLNSWKWSLDDDSFYKEGERSFRNWFIQMPRDWYGISLCVYVSYYDGVWWETSCSSMLRFMCFDGE